gatcctcatcatgaggactcctgtcaaaagtgagatatgccagactttgtattgcgtgtgctcacaggagggacttttattgtgaaggagtcagctccagttgggcttttccggctaaacttgtaacaaaggtccacatcagacctccatgtgagtgacgcttcaccacggctttgtttcttgcggctcaaagaaaagatgttttacttaccagctggatcgtactgggctgaaatgaaagagaaacaaggtgaagtggacttttcccctcacgtcacgccgtgtttctacgtgagagtgtgcgctctgtctctgtggatctttgagtgtttggctggaaggcaactaaaagatggccgcacctttgcagcccggatgaaagcatcaactcacggcctggaccgagtgcaccgagaagaagaagacagaggacattggcgtccctcaccttgtctgtttctgtgacgcctgaccatgaccatgatgatgatgatgatgatgatggccgccacagcgaggaccgccgccgtggcagcgagggcgacgctcaagttgtctgtggagagcaaaaaagcacaagtggagtgacaaagcatgaagaggaaaccttcatgactactttgcatgcagacgtcaagcgttgtcatggtgacatggatcaataatggtgacaggtggacttgtgatgggaaacatctccaactaaatgtgtctttctcaccttcatggcttgcgttgctcaggatgcttcttctctccagcttggtgaccaagtcctccttgacgcctgacagctgaaacacacattcgtacttgccctccacgtcggccgtcacctccactttcagcgccaccgacatctggaaggttccgtcgtggttggggagtatctctccgtgctccacgtcctcgaagatctgctcgccgtctttcctccaaaacaggtcggcaccgtcggggtagaaacctgtcgccatgcagctgaccggagaggacggcgtcttctggagcaggaacacctctggaagctctgcacaggaagtgatgtcacgtgtgaacacaggacaacgtggggagaaggtgtggatggaggtaaagatggagagaaggtggggatggaggtaaagatggagagaaggtgtggatggagagaatatggagaaaaggTGTGGATGGAATCAAAGACGGAGAGAAGAAAAgaatggaagtaaagatggagaggtgtggatggaggcaaagatggagagaaggtgtggattaaAGTCAAGATGAGAGAATGTaataacggaggtaaagatggagagaaagtgagaacggaggtaaatatggagagaacgtgtggatggaggtaaagatggagaaaagatgagaacagaggtaaagatggagtgaAGGTGTCGATGGAAAGAAGGTGTCAATGGAGGTAAAGACGGAGAAAATGGAGGTACAGAGAGAAgatgagaatggaggtaaagatggagagaagatgagaacgGAGGTAAGGATGGAGAGAAGATGATAAcagaagtaaa
The window above is part of the Nerophis ophidion isolate RoL-2023_Sa linkage group LG04, RoL_Noph_v1.0, whole genome shotgun sequence genome. Proteins encoded here:
- the LOC133551956 gene encoding class I histocompatibility antigen, F10 alpha chain-like, which encodes MKQNNKKSSCCCFLLSVIHTLQYFLTASSQVPNFPEYVEVGYVDGVQISHYDSNSRKAEAKQDWMNKITAEDPKYWQRQTEINVANELRGKHSLEVLKKRFNQTGGVHILQWMSGCEWNDETDEVKGWNQQGYDGEDYISLDMKTWTFTAAKQQAFPTKLKWDQDKHLLEHYKFYYTEDCPSYLKKHVNNGKEVLMRTELPEVFLLQKTPSSPVSCMATGFYPDGADLFWRKDGEQIFEDVEHGEILPNHDGTFQMSVALKVEVTADVEGKYECVFQLSGVKEDLVTKLERRSILSNASHEGEKDTFSWRCFPSQVHLSPLLIHVTMTTLDVCMQSSHEGFLFMLCHSTCAFLLSTDNLSVALAATAAVLAVAAIIIIIIIMVMVRRHRNRQGEGRQCPLSSSSRCTRSRP